The proteins below are encoded in one region of Chrysemys picta bellii isolate R12L10 chromosome 4, ASM1138683v2, whole genome shotgun sequence:
- the LOC135983302 gene encoding olfactory receptor 5AR1-like, which yields MLKGNHTTVTDFILLGFTDNQHLRVMLFVVFLLIYLLILVGNLGMVTLVRIESRLHTPMYFFLSNLALLDVGYSTVIAPQTLMAFAVESKAITFTGCALQFYFFCIAVSCECCLLGVMAYDRFTAICSPLLYTVIMSKRFCVLLVLGSYLASWVNATVQTIFIFRLSFCGSNIINHFFCDVPPILKLACSDTHITEIVHFTFSIVIISSTLLTIVISYVYIVVAILRINSTEGRQKAFSTCTSHLTTITIFYGTVIFMYLRPSSKYSMNQDKIISVFYTLLIPMLNPLIYSLRNKEVKEAFRRMIGRFFFSVNVKVETLF from the coding sequence ATGTTGAAGGGGAATCACACCACCGTGACGGACTTCATCTTGTTGGGATTCACGGACAACCAGCACCTGAGAGTCATgctctttgtggtgtttctgTTGATCTACCTGCTCATTCTGGTGGGGAATCTCGGGATGGTCACTTTAGTCAGGATTGAGTCCcggcttcacacccccatgtactttttcctcagtaacCTGGCCCTCTTAGATGTCGGCTACTCCACCGTCATCGCTCCCCAGACACTgatggcctttgcagtggagagCAAAGCAATTACATTCACTGGGTGCGCTCTGCAGTTCTACTTCTTCTGCATTGCTGTGTCCTGTGAGTGCTGCCTGTTGGGGGTGATGGCGTATGATCGcttcacagccatctgcagccCATTGCTGTACACTGTCATCATGTCCAAGCGGTTCTgcgtgctgctggtgctggggtcgtACCTAGCCAGCTGGGTAAATGCAACAGTTCAGACTATATTTATATTCCGTTTGTCCTTCTGTGGATCAAACAtcatcaaccatttcttctgtgatgtgcccCCCATCCTGAAACTGGCCTGCTCTGACACCCACATCACAGAAATTGTTCACTTCACCTTTTCTATTGTAATTATATCATCTACTCTCCTGACCATTGTCATCTCCTATGTATACATTGTGGTAGCTATTCTAAGGATCAACTCCACGGAGGGCAGGCagaaagccttctccacctgcacctcccacctgacGACCATCACCATCTTCTACGGAACggtcatttttatgtatttacgGCCCAGTTCAAAGTACTCCATGAACCAAGACAAAATCATCTCTGTGTTTTATACCCTGTtgatccccatgctgaaccccctgatctacagcctgaggaacaaggaggtgaaagagGCTTTTAGGAGGATGataggaaggttttttttctcaGTGAATGTAAAGGTGGAGActttattttga
- the LOC101932783 gene encoding interferon-induced very large GTPase 1-like, whose protein sequence is MHEEFITENDPLQHLGKLKPQYLSTFKALYLEKDEGQNRAYDFCDQCLRPAPVDYVNKTEIVDDILSSEQCAEYSTRSFFQFFVLKKLLEENEFNSYLQYTRNYVDFIKTQIQKHVLTHYREKASLGDLEKRIVSPIINKLSDVLKNSKYLKTKTVSAFLDNFCEKLQQDLVIPRDSLEVILFKNTARADQFSAFIEQFIPDLEKQVLATFENLDIESKLSKLAVKPQDEIFKRVFGCGKQCPFCKVPCDAGTPAHTEHRASVHRPRGLGESQENITRRLAYDICSSSVASNNTFRCTETKGEFHPYKDYQKYFPDWRIQPDSSITASDYWKFVFKEFNHQFAEAFDALPADLPGDWYKITKEQALESLKEAFTVK, encoded by the coding sequence ATGCATGAAGAATTCATTACAGAAAATgaccctctgcagcatctggggaAACTGAAACCTCAGTATCTCTCCACGTTCAAAGCTCTGTACTTAGAGAAGGACGAGGGTCAAAACAGGGCCTACGATTTCTGTGATCAGTGTCTCAGACCTGCCCCGGTGGACTATGTGAACAAGACAGAAATCGTGGATGACATTCTCAGCAGTGAACAGTGTGCTGAATACAGCACCCGGAGCTTTTTCCAATTCTTTGTTCTGAAGAAGCTTTTGGAAGAAAATGAATTTAACAGTTATTTGCAATACACAAGGAATTATGTAGATTTTATCAAAACCCAGATACAGAAACACGTGTTAACACATTACAGAGAGAAGGCAAGTCTGGGAGATTTGGAGAAAAGGATTGTCTCCCCAATAATTAATAAGCTCAGTGATGTTCTGAAAAACTCCAAATATTTGAAGACTAAGACAGTCTCTGCCTTTTTAGACAACTTTTGTGAAAAGCTGCAGCAGGATCTAGTCATTCCCAGGGACAGCTTAGAAGTGATactgtttaaaaacacagcaCGTGCAGACCAATTTTCAGCTTTTATAGAACAGTTTATTCCTGATCTGGAAAAACAAGttttagccacttttgaaaatctggatatTGAGTCAAAACTCTCAAAACTTGCAGTGAAGCCCCAGGATGAGATCTTCAAGCGAGtgtttggctgtgggaagcagtgtccGTTCTGTAAAGTCCCCTGTGACGCAGGAACCCCTGCACATACAGAGCATAGAGCATCAGTGCATCGACCTAGAGGATTAGGGGAAAGCCAGGAGAATATAACAAGGAGACTTGCCTATGATATATGCTCCTCTTCTGTGGCTTCCAATAACACATTTAGATGTACAGAGACAAAAGGGGAGTTTCATCCTTATAAAGATTATCAGAAATATTTTCCGGACTGGCGCATCCAGCCAGATTCCAGCATCACGGCTTCCGATTACTggaagtttgttttcaaggaattCAATCACCAGTTTGCTGAGGCGTTTGATGCTCTCCCTGCCGATCTCCCTGGTGACTGGTATAAAATAACCAAAGAGCAGGCCCTGGAGAGCCTAAAGGAAGCCTTTACAGTGAAGTAA